Proteins encoded within one genomic window of Balaenoptera ricei isolate mBalRic1 chromosome 10, mBalRic1.hap2, whole genome shotgun sequence:
- the LOC132373754 gene encoding ferritin light chain-like, translating into MHRWASYTYLSLGFYFDQEDVALEGASPGEALRGRKNAKPALRLHPLAGCAETISKTQDAMEADILMEKTMNQALLDLHTLGSVHTDPHLCDFLESHSLDEQMKLIKKMGDLLRRGWI; encoded by the coding sequence ATGCATCGGTGGGCCTCCTACACCTACCTCTCCCTGGGCTTCTATTTCGATCAAGAGGATGTAGCTCTGGAGGGCGCTAGCCCGGGAGAAGCACTGCGAGGGCGCAAAAATGCAAAACCAGCCCTGCGGCTGCATCCTCTTGCAGGATGTGCAGAAACCATCTCAAAAACCCAGGATGCTATGGAAGCTGACATTCTCATGGAGAAGACTATGAACCAGGCCCTTTTGGATCTGCATACCCTGGGTTCTGTCCACACAGACCCCCACCTCTGTGACTTCCTGGAGAGCCACAGCCTAGATGAGCAGATGAAACTCATCAAGAAGATGGGcgatttgttgagacgtggatggatctag
- the NACA gene encoding nascent polypeptide-associated complex subunit alpha isoform X1 codes for MPGEATETVPATEQELPQPQAETALLPVSSALSVTAALGQPKPTPTPTPPCSLASQQCPLATPNQPSSFLSPSTIASTPFEAPFPESSTGTALPLGAAPPPAGTPAFLPNLIGPPISLAALALASPIITPTLKGVHSSSAPLALVALAPHSVQKSSGYPPDPLSSPPSVAVIESGSVTSLSAPVASSEPKPSPLQAPSQVVPNPKGTPSSPGIVSAVTSHLVTPLASLQSGLASCPQMPPATPLAIPSPQVKGIPISSALTSPQNPASLSLKGPISPPAALSLSTQSIPVAPHAPPVFLTSLGSPVQPSGSNILSDPIEDTVSVDHSSTGTSYPSQRSLIPPLLSKIEVVPTAVAAFPVGAPTSPLALSADKGLSTITDIASSNVATSSLLSPTASLILKDSPSAAHQPLVAQILGSSPGRPGLKEAPVSSVGTTPLGMANSSTVSAAPVTFEVAACVSLPVLSGPMSSKDSVSQIALVMAPVAPKELPTPQVTTTLGIPVSQPLPAPEDPKRLPVSPALAAPKNLPSLQSTSSSLEIAVSPEATLAKKSFLEPLPVVKPASTTTSSLGVNSPTFIIKTDSYASPDPTSVLLKSSLTTPTVTTFPLESTAIDGMAPTTAKGTSPPTPVASPFLEGAVSLDSKSHPAKKSTSTLTTLPLVPPTSESCPVAPAGTLSPQNVSASPATVAQVPEIPKSESFPPLPPAGIPQGAKKVHDISQTSALAPVASSPEGYPAEDSGASVTASSKGTYLTDSPSPLGTSVSPQSKRTPTKKGSATTTLSLAPSVSKSVPAIPDTPAGNLSFTISPVEASSLPEANLSFHVHKGSLAKKHSPTPPSPKEAPIPLPMSPASPKAGPATPSPKETLTPPPVTPSSPKGAPATPSPRESPATPSPKEAPTPSVVAPPSPKGGPATSLPKETPTPLAVTPSSPKGPPTTPPPKGALTSPKGDPATPSPEEPLTPSAAAPPSPKGGPATTSPKRAPATPPPKGGSTPPAVAPPSPKGDPATPSPEEAPVPSALTPSSLKGTPAPIRAPAIPPPKGDSTPPAVAPPSPKGGPATPSPKGTSATPPPKRDSTPPAMAPHTPREAPANPLKGASTPSAVAPPSPKGGPATPSPKRAPATSPLKGDPTPPSVALPSPKRASATLVPKESPATPDPKEVPTSPAMAPSSPKGGPASPSPRRAPAAPSLRGDPTLPSVTPPSPKRASATPALKEVPTPSAVTPPSPQKSLAPKGGPATSSSKGAPTPPAVIPPSPKEACTSPVSVTCPLGSTAPQASKGPPIKKGPTALKAVLDAPALESAPLITAPTQKKSSISPPVCPDPSTQNGTKGSLPTVAPAPLLTVCTQKGSPKAPKALPISLLKGKDSFHSPKGPLAPPESETSTPSVAAAPEKVLPKAGSASVSPAPTPSVSLPLAPSPVPPLLPKQQSLPSSPGLVLESPRKPSAPADEDELPPLIPPEPISGGVPFQPVLVNMPTPKPAGIPAPTPSAKQPVLKNNKGSGTESDSDESVPELEEQDSTQATTQQAQLAAAAEIDEEPVSKAKQSRSEKKARKAMSKLGLRQVTGVTRVTIRKSKNILFVITKPDVYKSPASDTYIVFGEAKIEDLSQQAQLAAAEKFKVQGEAVSNIQENTQTPTVQEESEEEEVDETGVEVKDIELVMSQANVSRAKAVRALKNNSNDIVNAIMELTM; via the exons CTTTGCTTCCTGTGTCTTCAGCCTTGAGTGTCACTGCTGCTTTAGGGCAGCCTAAACctacccctacccctaccccaccTTGTTCCCTGGCCTCCCAACAATGCCCTCTGGCAACCCCTAACCAGCCTTCCTCATTCCTTTCTCCCTCTACTATTGCCTCAACCCCTTTTGAAGCTCCTTTTCCTGAGTCATCCACTGGGACAGCCCTGCCTTTGggagctgcccctccccccgctgGCACCCCAGCTTTCCTACCAAACCTAATAGGGCCTCCCATCTCCCTAGCTGCCTTAGCTCTGGCCTCTCCCATAATAACTCCAACTCTGAAAGGTGTTCATTCCTCTTCAGCTCCCTTGGCTCTGGTGGCCTTGGCTCCCCACTCAGTTCAGAAGAGCTCTGGCTATCCACCTGACCCTCTTAGTTCACCTCCTTCAGTTGCTGTGATTGAGTCAGGGTCAGTGACATCTCTGTCAGCTCCAGTTGCTTCCTCAGAACCAAAGCCCTCTCCTCTTCAAGCTCCCTCTCAAGTAGTCCCTAATCCAAAAGGTACCCCCAGCTCTCCAGGTATAGTCAGTGCTGTTACTTCCCATCTTGTAACTCCTTTGGCCTCTCTTCAGTCTGGACTAGCCTCATGTCCTCAGATGCCACCTGCCACTCCCCTAGCCATCCCTTCCCCTCAGGTCAAAGGCATCCCTATTTCCTCAGCTCTGACTTCTCCACAAAACCCTGCAAGCCTCAGCCTAAAGGGACCCATTAGTCCACCTGCTGCTTTATCTCTTTCAACTCAGTCTATTCCTGTGGCTCCTCATGCCCCCCCAGTTTTCCTCACTTCTCTTGGTTCTCCTGTTCAACCTTCAGGTTCTAATATTCTGTCAGATCCCATAGAGGATACTGTTTCTGTAGATCATTCTTCCACGGGTACCTCTTACCCTTCTCAGAGATCTCTAATTCCTCCCCTTCtttccaaaattgaggtggtTCCTACTGCTGTGGCTGCTTTTCCGGTGGGGGCTCCAACTTCCCCTCTGGCTCTGTCTGCTGACAAAGGCCTCTCTACTATCACTGACATAGCCTCCTCCAATGTAGCTACCTCTTCTCTGTTATCTCCTACAGCCTCTCTCATTCTCAAAGACTCTCCTAGTGCTGCTCATCAGCCTTTGGTGGCCCAGATTCTCGGTTCTTCTCCAGGGAGGCCAGGCTTGAAAGAAGCTCCTGTTTCTTCTGTTGGAACCACCCCACTTGGGATGGCTAACTCCTCTACAGTTTCTGCAGCACCTGTTACCTTTGAGGTAGCTGCTTGTGTCTCTCTTCCAGTTTTATCAGGTCCCATGAGCAGTAAGGACTCAGTTTCCCAAATTGCCTTGGTTATGGCGCCTGTGGCTCCCAAAGAGCTTCCTACTCCTCAGGTAACCACCACTTTGGGAATACCAGTCTCTCAACCTCTGCCAGCCCCCGAGGACCCCAAAAGGCTCCCTGTTTCACCAGCCCTGGCAGCCCCTAAAAATCTCCCTTCTCTCCAAAGTACATCATCTTCTCTGGAGATAGCTGTTTCTCCTGAAGCCACCTTAGCAAAGAAAAGCTTCCTAGAGCCTCTCCCTGTAGTTAAGCCAGCCAGTACTACTACCTCTTCTCTGGGGGTCAACTCCCCAACCTTTATAATCAAGACAGATTCTTATGCAAGCCCAGATCCAACTAGTGTGCTTCTCAAAAGTTCTCTCACTACCCCAACTGTAACTACATTTCCTTTGGAAAGCACTGCCATTGATGGGATGGCTCCTACAACTGCCAAAGGTACCTCCCCTCCTACACCTGTAGCCAGTCCTTTTCTAGAAGGAGCTGTCTCTTTAGATTCTAAAAGCCACCCTGCCAAGAAGAGTACTTCCACTCTTACTACTTTACCTTTGGTCCCTCCAACCTCTGAAAGTTGCCCTGTGGCTCCAGCTGGGACTTTATCTCCCCAGAATGTTTCTGCTTCTCCAGCTACTGTGGCACAGGTCCCTGAAATTCCCAAGTCTGAGTcttttccccctcttcctccagctGGTATTCCTCAAGGTGCAAAGAAAGTTCATGATatttctcaaacttcagcattGGCACCTGTGGCTTCCTCTCCTGAAGGGTACCCAGCTGAGGACTCTGGGGCTTCTGTTACTGCATCTTCCAAAGGAACTTACCTAACTGACTCCCCATCTCCTTTAGGGACTAGTGTGTCTCCTCAAAGCAAAAGAACTCCAACCAAGAAGGGTTCAGCTACTACTACCTTAAGTCTTGCTCCTTCTGTTTCTAAAAGTGTACCTGCTATCCCTGATACTCCTGCTGGAAATCTGTCATTCACTATTTCTCCAGTTGAAGCTTCCTCTCTTCCAGAGGCCAATCTTTCTTTTCATGTCCATAAAGGATCACTAGCCAAGAAGCATTCCCCtactcccccatcccccaaagaGGCTCCCATTCCCCTACCTATGTCTCCTGCTTCCCCCAAAGCGGGGCCAGCAACCCCATCCCCTAAAGAAACCCTAACTCCTCCACCTGTGACTCCTTCCTCCCCCAAAGGAGCCCCAGCAACTCCATCTCCCAGAGAGTCCCCAGCTACCCCATCTCCCAAAGAGGCCCCCACTCCCTCAGTTGTGGCTCCTCCTTCCCCCAAAGGGGGACCAGCAACCTCATTACCTAAAGAGACCCCCACTCCTCTAGCTGTGACTCCTTCCTCCCCCAAAGGACCCCCAACTACCCCACCTCCCAAAGGAGCCCTTACTTCCCCCAAAGGAGACCCAGCAACTCCATCTCCCGAAGAGCCCCTCACTCCGTCAGCTGCGGCTCCTCCCTCTCCCAAAGGGGGCCCAGCAACCACATCTCCCAAAAGAGCCCCAGCTACCCCACCTCCAAAGGGGGGCTCCACTCCCCCAGCTGTGGCTCCTCCTTCCCCCAAAGGAGACCCAGCAACTCCATCTCCCGAAGAGGCTCCTGTTCCCTCAGCTCTGACTCCTTCCTCCCTCAAAGGGACTCCAGCCCCCATAAGAGCTCCAGCTATCCCACCTCCCAAAGGGGATTCCACTCCCCCAGCTgtggctcctccctcccccaaaggaGGCCCAGCAACTCCATCTCCCAAAGGAACCTCAGCTACCCCACCTCCCAAAAGAGATTCCACTCCCCCAGCTATGGCTCCTCACACCCCCAGAGAGGCCCCAGCAAATCCACTCAAAGGAGCCTCCACTCCCTCAGCTgtggctcctccctcccccaaagggGGCCCAGCAACTCCATCTCCCAAAAGAGCCCCAGCTACTTCACCTCTCAAAGGAGACCCTACTCCCCCATCTGTGGCTCTTCCCTCCCCCAAAAGAGCCTCAGCAACTCTGGTCCCCAAAGAGTCTCCAGCAACCCCAGACCCCAAAGAGGTCCCCACTTCCCCAGCCATGGCTCCTTCCTCCCCCAAAGGGGGCCCAGCAAGTCCATCTCCCAGAAGAGCCCCAGCTGCCCCATCTCTCAGAGGAGACCCTACTCTGCCATCTGTGACTCCTCCCTCCCCAAAAAGAGCCTCAGCAACTCCAGCCCTCAAAGAGGTCCCTACTCCCTCAGCTgtaactcctccctccccccaaaagtcTCTAGCCCCCAAAGGGGGGCCAGCAACCTCATCCTCCAAAGGGGCTCCCACTCCCCCAGCTgtgattcctccctcccccaaagagGCCTGTACTTCCCCAGTTTCAGTCACATGTCCCTTGGGCTCCACTGCACCTCAGGCATCTAAAGGGCCCCCAATAAAGAAAGGCCCCACGGCTCTCAAAGCAGTGCTTGATGCTCCAGCTCTAGAAAGTGCACCACTCATCACAGCTCCCACCCAGAAGAAGAGTTCTATTTCACCTCCTGTGTGCCCAGATCCCTCAACTCAGAATGGTACTAAAGGATCCCTTCCTACAGTGGCTCCAGCTCCTCTACTGACAGTCTGCACTCAGAAAGGTTCTCCAAAGGCTCCAAAAGCCCTCcctatttctcttttaaagggcAAAGACTCTTTCCATTCCCCAAAGGGCCCCTTGGCTCCTCCTGAGTCTGAGACGTCTACCCCTTCAGTAGCAGCTGCCCCAGAGAAGGTCCTTCCTAAAGCTGGATCTGCATCTGTCTCTCCAGCACCTACCCCATCAGTCTCTCTGCCTCTTGCTCCCTCCCCAGTTCCCCCTTTGCTCCCTAAACAGCAATCTCTGCCGTCCTCACCTGGGCTGGTGCTGGAATCACCCCGTAAGCCCTCAGCCCCTGCTGATGAGGATGAGCTGCCGCCTCTGATTCCCCCGGAACCAATCTCGGGGGGAGTGCCTTTCCAGCCGGTCCTCGTCAACATGCCCACCCCCAAACCTGCTGGGATCCCTGCCCCAACCCCCTCTGCCAAGCAGCCTGTTCTGAAGAATAATAAGG GGTCTGGAACAGAATCTGATAGTGATGAATCAGTACCAGAGCTTGAGGAACAGGATTCTACACAGGCAACTACACAACAAGCCCAG CTGGCAGCGGCAGCTGAAATCGATGAAGAACCAGTCAGTAAAGCAAAACAGAGCCGGAGTGAAAAGAAGGCACGGAAG gcTATGTCCAAACTGGGTCTTCGACAGGTTACAGGGGTTACTAGAGTCACTATCCGGAAATCTAAGAATATCCTTTTTGTCATCACAAAACCAGATGTATACAAGAGCCCAGCTTCAGATACCTACATAGTTTTTGGGGAAGCCAAG ATCGAGGATTTATCTCAGCAAGCACAGTTAGCAGCTGCTGAGAAATTCAAAGTTCAAGGTGAAGCTGTCTCAAACATTCAAGAAAACACACAGACTCCAACTGTACAAGAGGAGAGTGAAGAGGAAGAG gtTGATGAAACAGGTGTGGAAGTTAAGGACATAGAATTGGTCATGTCACAAGCAAATGTGTCGAGAGCAAAGGCAGTCCGAGCCCTGAAGAACAACAGTAATGATATTGTAAATGCTATTATG GAATTAACAATGTAA